One genomic window of Ornithorhynchus anatinus isolate Pmale09 chromosome 10, mOrnAna1.pri.v4, whole genome shotgun sequence includes the following:
- the MYG1 gene encoding MYG1 exonuclease: MGLLFPRRLGLLVLDFLRRRRRRRFPGRAMAQPPRPRIGTHDGTFHCDEALACALLRLLPEYREAEIVRTRDPALLAQCEVVVDVGGEYDPQSHRYDHHQRSFSESMSSLRPGKPWRTRLSSAGLVYLHFGPRILAQLLGPQDDPATVDAIYDQVYENFVEEVDAVDNGVAQWEGAGEPLYKVTTNLSARVARLNPRWNDPDRDAQAMFHRAVELVGDEFLQRVDFYRHSWLPAGALVKAALAGRFQVDPSGRVLELAKGGCPWKEHLFRLEPGLDPPRKLDFVIFPDRNGQWRVQCVPENPQSFRSRLPLPEAWRGLRDDALSEASGIPGCLFAHANGFIGGHRTRRGALDMARAALAQRPEPPPQ, translated from the exons ATGGGCCTCCTCTTCCCTCGCCGCCTGGGCCTCCTGGTGCTCGACttcctgcggcggcggcggcggcggcggtttcCCGGCCGGGCCATGGCGCAGCCCCCGCGCCCCCGGATCGGCACCCACGACGGCACCTTCCACTGCGACGAGGCGCTGGCCTGCGCCCTCCTGCGCCTGCTGCCCGAGTACCGG gagGCGGAGATCGTGCGGACCCGGGACCCGGCGTTGCTGGCCCAGTGCGAGGTGGTGGTGGACGTGGGGGGCGAGTACGACCCCCAGAGCCACCGCTACGACCATCACCAGAG GTCGTTCTCGGAGTCCATGTCCTCGCTGCGCCCGGGCAAGCCGTGGAGGACCCGCCTCAGCAGCGCCGGCCTCGTCTACCTGCACTTCGGGCCGCGCATCCTGGCCCAGCTCCTCGGGCCCCAGGACGACCCCGCCACCGTCGACGCCATCTACGAccag gtGTACGAGAACTTTGTGGAGGAGGTGGACGCGGTGGACAACGGGGTGGCgcagtgggagggggcgggggagccgctCTATAAGGTGACGACCAACCTGAGCGCCCGCGTGGCCCGCCTCAACCCGCGCTGGAACGACCCGGACCGCGACGCCCAGGCGATGTTCCACCGGGCCGTGGAGTTGGTCGGCGACGAGTTCCTGCAGAGAGTGGATTTCTACCGGCACAGCTGGCTGCCCGCCGGGGCGCTGGTCAAGGCGGCGCTGGCCGGGCGGTTCCAG GTGGACCCCAGCGGCCGGGTGCTGGAGCTGGCCAAGGGCGGCTGCCCGTGGAAGGAGCACCTGTTCCGGCTGGAGCCCGGCCTCGACCCCCCGCGGAAGCTGGACTTCGTCATCTTCCCCGACCGGAACGGGCAGTGGCGGGTGCAGTGTGTGCCCGAGAACCCCCAGTCCTTCCGGAGCCG gctGCCGCTGCCCGAGGCCTGGCGGGGCCTGCGGGACGACGCCCTGAGCGAGGCGAGCGGGATCCCCGGCTGCTTGTTCGCCCACGCCAACGGCTTCATCGGCGGCCACCGCACCCGCCGAGGGGCCCTGGACATGGCCCGGGCCGCCCTGGCCCAACGCCCCGAGCCCCCGCCCCAATAA
- the AAAS gene encoding aladin — MGTLGPFPPPPPRGQVTLYEHNNELVTGRDYESPPPHFRGQWINLPVVSPGKELSRGPGRTEPGARAAFIHHREGVWKRCVCAWRDAGLSGVLSEIAESEEEEVFDWVRTASSWALTLCQWALSLHGSLFPHLSLRSEDLIAEFARVTDWSGGPIRAFAWHPHTNKFAIALLDDSVRVYNSNSPTIPHLKHRLQRAVSALAWKPLSASVLAVGCHSCILLWTLDPGALATRPSSGCAQVLSHPGHSPVTSLAWAPSGGRLLSASPADAAVLVWDVATESRLALPRVRGGGGVTQLLWSPDGSKVLAATPAPVFRVWDTTMWTYERWPTLTGRCQTACWSPDGRRLLFAVLGEPLLYSLTFPEPTGEARGQVGGSETATIVADLSETAVWTGAREERLGGEVLSVVWDPSGERLAVLVKGTPAVQDGRPLILLFRTRNTPVFELLPCGFIQGEEGAWPQIIAFHPAFRKGALLSVCWSSGRVAHVPLYFVNAQFPRFSPALVRTQEPPAGGGSTPAGPLFSETAPGPAPWALPTQTPAPE, encoded by the exons ATGGGCACCCTGGGCCcgttcccgccgccgcccccgcgcgGACAGGTCACCCTCTACGAGCACAACAACGAGCTGGTCACCGGACGCGACTACGAGAGCCCGCCCCCTCACTTCCGGGGACAG TGGATCAACCTGCCCGTGGTGAGCCCGGGGAAGGAGCTGAGCAGAGGCCCCGGCCGCACGGAGCCGGGGGCCCGAGCCGCCTTCATCCACCACCGCGAGGGCGTCTGGAAGCGATGCGTCTGCGCCTG GCGCGACGCGGGACTGTCGGGGGTGCTGAGCGAGATCGCGgaatcggaggaggaggagg TTTTCGACTGGGTGAGGACGGCCTCCAGCTGGGCCCTGACCCTGTGCCAGTGGGCACTCTCTCTCCACGGCTCCCTCTTCCCGCACCTGTCG ctgcGGAGCGAGGATCTGATCGCCGAGTTCGCCCGGGTCACCGACTG GAGCGGCGGCCCCATCCGGGCCTTCGCCTGGCACCCTCACACCAACAAGTTCGCCATCGCCCTCTTGGATGACTCCGTCCGCGTCTACAACAGCAACAg CCCGACGATCCCGCACCTGAAACACCGGCTCCAGCGGGCCGTGTCCGCCCTGGCCTGGAAGCCGCTCAGCGCCTCCGTCCTGGCCGTCGGCTGCCACAGCTGCATCCTTCTCTGGACCCTGGACCCCGGCGCCCTGGCCACACG CCCCTCATCCGGCTGCGCCCAGGTCCTGTCTCACCCCGGACACTCGCCCGTCACCAGCCTGGCCTGGGCCCCCAGCGGGGGGAGACTGCTGTCCGCCTCGCCCGCGGACGCCGCCGTGCTG GTGTGGGACGTGGCCACGGAGAGCCGGCTGGCGCTGCCCcgggtgcggggcgggggcggggtcacCCAGCTGCTCTGGTCGCCCGACGGCAGCAAGGTCCTGgccgccacccccgcccccgtcttCCG GGTGTGGGACACCACGATGTGGACGTACGAACGCTGGCCCACGCTGACCGGCCGCTGCCAg aCGGCCTGCTGGAGTCCCGACGGACGTCGGCTGCTGTTCGCCGTCCTGGGGGAGCCGCTCCTCTACTCCCTCACCTTCCCCGAGCCGACCG gggagGCACGGGGCCAGGTCGGGGGGTCGGAGACGGCGACGATCGTGGCGGACCTGTCCGAGACGGCGGTGTGGACCGGGGCCcgggaggagag GCTGGGCGGGGAAGTCCTGTCCGTGGTGTGGGACCCCAGCGGGGAGCGGCTGGCCGTGCTCGTCAAAG GCACCCCGGCGGTCCAGGATGGTCggcccctcatcctcctcttccgcACCCGCAACACCCCAGTGTTTGAGCTGCTGCCCTG TGGCTTCATCCAGGGCGAGGAgggggcctggccccaaatcatcGCCTTCCACCCGGCCTTCAGGAAAGGGGCTCTGCTGAGCGTG tgCTGGTCGTCCGGCCGCGTGGCCCACGTCCCCCTCTACTTCGTCAACGCCCAGTTCCCCCGGTTCAGCCCCGCTCTGGTCCGGACCCAGGAacccccggccgggggcggctccacccccgccggccccctcttCTCCGagacggcccccggccccgccccctgggcccTCCCCACGCAGACCCCGGCCCCCGAATAA